AAGTCAAGATATAAATTGAAAACTCAGAGTgtctttttgttgctgtgttcTTTCTGGTATCTCTTatctacattattttttataattttttataatTGAGATTTTGCATATCACCAAATTACAATTGAGTGAATACCATATCTTTCAGCACTGTAAGAATTAGTCCATGCAGAAATGGATGTGATATTTGGCACGCTTTCCCCTAATGCCCCCAACCCACAGCATGGACTTTAACTACCAGCTAGGCTGACTGttcccagccccacagaagAGCTGTGTTACAGCAGTTGTATGGCGTTGCGTCCTAAATACACTGTTTGTCTTCAgtccagctctctgctgttagtgctgctggccatgctgtcAGCCAGCAGTTCTGCCTACGGGAAGGTGATACGGCCCGGGCTCAAGCCGGAGAGTCTCTTCAAGCAAGCAGATGCTGGATGCCTGACCCAAAAAGATGCCAAATTCCCTCAAACTGTGAGAGTCAACATAAGCATCAGCAACATGAACCAGGATAACAAAGTGACTCTTGATATCAGCAAACGCTCGCTGGCTCCCTGGGATTACAGGTACGATCACTGTCCCCATTGCCTAGAAACGACTGCCCTGGTCAAGAGGGATGCAAAAGCTATGCccatatctttattttctttacttcacTGTTGAGAGATTTGGGCAATATCTACAGACCATATAACCCTCTTTGAAAGCTAATCAACACAGAAAggaggacagagcaaaagtatGGTCTAggcagaagacaaagaaaattacctttgtaatttatttcatgtgCATACTGGAGCAGATCCTATCATAAAATGTATTCTTTACATAAGAGATGATCAAAAACCATGGACGTCTGACATTGCACTAAAGTCAGTGGTGGTTTAATAACACCAGCATCAGGCCCTAAGAACATTTTGTGTTCTGGGGGAAAGCTGAATGTGTTTGGGTTTGTCAGTCCCTCCAGCATGTTGTGAAACTCAAGCCACTTCTAATCAGTCTTTCAAAGTCAGCACCTATTTGAAGCAAGTCCTTTGCCAAGGCAGTTGCGCACAGTCCTCACATGGATGTCGTGCACTTAAAAACCTGCAGTATGCACTTACTTATACTCTAATTAtacttaaaaagcagaaatagcagAGGGTCTACTGCCCTTCATAGGCAACCTTCCAGTGAGTAGAGGTTCCTAGGCTGGTTAGCCCATAATGATCCAGACTATCATGCCTCCAGAGGTGCAGCAGCATTTCCACTGCAAATACTTCCCTATCCTTTCATGTCAACTTACAGGATCGATGAGGACCACAACCGCTTCCCCCAGGTGATTGCTGATGCTGAGTGCCGCTACTCCAGGTGCGTGAACTCAGCCGGACAGCTGGACCACAGCCTCAACTCCATCCCCATCAATCAGGAGATCCTCGTCCTCCGCCGGGAGCTGAAAGGCTGCCACCACTCATACCggctggagaagaaaattatCACCGTGGGCTGCACTTGTGTCACCCCCTTGATCCAGCACCAGGCTTAAAGGGAGCCTGTGGTGCAAGAGCAAGGAGCCACAGCAGGAGGACTTCCTTGCCTAACAACGATGAAAATCTCTGCAGAATGGAATCAAGCCATAATGATTAGCTAGATTCTCAGTTTtgtgcttttggtttgtttgatttgggttttgtttcaaatccttttcccttttaaaactCTGAATTCAGAATCTGGATCCTTTCATGTGCTCCACTGAAGGAGTAATGGGAACTCTTTACACATCTTTAGTTAACACTTTGAAAagtctatttatttaattctatttatgctagtggaaaaaaaaataatattgtgtcTGTTTATTTATCTTCATGCAATAAGAAGTTGTGGATGaacatccctggaagtgttcaagacctggctggatggggctttgggcagcctggtctagCAGGAGGAGTCCATGGCCATAGCAGGGGGGTTGGgagtagatgatctttaaaagctttccaacccaaaccattctgtgattctatgattctatgcaataaaaaaaatcagccaaatAACTCAGTGGtattctccttcctttctgaagaaaccTTTTCTCATAAAGCAAGAAATCACTCCATTCCATTAGGACCATGTAACAGATTAGTAtgaaactaaaaccaaaaattCTCATGATAACATCTAGCTCTGTTTCAGTAGACTATAAACCGTATAGAAGAGTTAGGGCTCACATCGTTAACATCGTTTTAGCAATAGAGAAACTAAAGACTCCTGGAGGGAAATGATTTACCGAATGGCACTACACAGATTGACAGTAAAAACagaccagcaaaaaaaaataaaaaaggaaagcgGGTCCCAGTTGTCCACCTCATTATCTGATTGGAAAGGAGTTTGCAAAGAAAGATTCAACGTAACACTCCGAATGCTTCTTCAGTGGAAAGGAAACTCCCTCCCCCAAAATGGAGAATGCGTTTATACTGTGAAGTTTAATGCTGGTTACTACCGGGTAGACAAGGAACGGGGCATGAGTCAGGTGGATAATTGAAGTAATTAGATGCTGGTGAGAGAAAATGCTTAATGCTAACCGCAACTGCAGTTTCCTCCACTCTTATGTCCTTCCAATGCTTTTGCTGCCAGTAGTCAGTGCTTCGAAGTAGAGCTGACTGACACAGTACTTCTACCACAGCCGTGAGGTCGCTTACGTGGGTGGAAGTCTTACGCTGCAGGAATTTTGATTTAGATGCACCCAGATGAAGATGTTCCGTGTTTCAAATGGAAGGCTGGTTTGCAAAGACACGGGTGGTTTTTTGCTGCCACCTCAGGGATGTGTGACGTTCTCCGGCACCAACAAAACGCCATGGGCAAACGCAACAGAAAGTACGTAATTTCTGAAGACGCAGAGCTCGGGGATGCAAATCCCAAACGAGAGGCAAGGCCCTTTCTGGTGAAAGCATCTTCCCCACATCCAGCTGTGCTAACTGGGGATGTTAACATCCCAGCTGTTCCTGCTGGGAGTTATTCCCACCAGCTGCGACAATGAACCTAAGCCCTCCCTCATCTACTCTGTGTCAGCTTGTACAGCGTAAACTCAGAGCACAGGCAGGGATTTCATAGCATCCTTTCACCTAGCAGATATACACTGGGCCTGGAAAATGTTAATTAACTGTGAGCAATCACAGTATCTGCAACCAAAACAGTGAAGTCCTGCCCATGCTTAAATTTCTATCAAATGCAAACAAAGTTTTGCCTGTATATAGGTATCTATTAATATATGAGATCCGAACTGTTCCAGTTTCCTACCTTATCTCCATCTATAGCTCCTTTAGGTCTCCTGCAGGTTCTGAAGTTCACCCTGTTGGCTGTCCCAGGAATATTGAGCACAGAACTGACTGCCAAAAGATACAGCGAGGAACCTGGCAATGCTCCGTGTTTCAAAGGGCAGGCTGGTTTGCAAAGACCCGgatgttttgtttgctgctcTCAGGGAGGTGAAAACCCCTGAGGTTTTCAAGAAGTTAAATAAATTTCAGTCCAGACTGAAATAAAGCTGTCTGCATGGTCCATTAGATAACCTTGCAACGTCCTACCACCTGCTATAGAAGGAACTTTGGTGAATTGTCTGCAATAACCCAAGTAACTTCTAACAGTCAAAATGAAGGACCCATCAACACCTGGTAGTGATATGAAGCTTAGCTGGGGTTGGCACATGAGTAATAGAGACTTCTTAGCAATTCTGAGAGCTACGATGTGGAAAAAGTCAGAACCAGGTCATGTAGCTGAAGCACCAGAACGCGGACATCTTTGTGCTGCAAAGATACTCCAGTCCCTCTTCCTGCAGCATTGTTCTCCCTTGGACCATTTATTTACCAACCCGATGAAATATGGGCCTCAAGACACAACcgtttttttatttacttggcCTCGCGCCAGGTTCATGCTCTCCTCTGCAAGGTACGTGGGTGATGTACACGCTACTACAGAAGTATTTAATAGTATGACTGCCTGAATTCATTTGGCCCCAGGACTATTTTCTATCCTGCTGTAAGTTCCTTTGGAAATTCTGGCATCATGAGCTAAGATGTCTTTCTTTGTCTTGCTAAACCCAGTTGAGCAGGTGCAGGGCAATCCCAAACCAATGCACCTGACTCTGAGGTGACCTAATCAGTGCTTTGTTTCTCTGGGCAAATGTTCATGGCTACAGTCCATAGCTCTCATAGCAGGGGACTGAGGAGAACAGGACCCCTCTTTCACCCTTGCACAGCCTTATCAGTTTGAGATTCAGCAGTTAATGCTTGCTCTTGCTTGTTTTGGAGAGTTTCAATGCAAATTCCTGCTGATTTGATGTCCTTTCATGATACCATAGTGAGCGGGGGTGGAAAAAcctcttcataaaaaaaaaaaaaaaaaaaaaaaaaaaaattccagtcCAGCACTGCTTCACATCTCAGTTTCATGTCAGCTTGCAAAATTTAAGTAGCAAAGGCTTACCAGTCAGCGTGCTTGGAAATCTATGagtaaaacacagcagcaagagAAGCTTGAGGTTGGATTTGTGTGGCAAATAATCAGATAACTATGCTCATCAGTGCCAATTACCAAAGCAAGATGGGAAGATGCCAGTTGCTTgtgaaagaagataaaatcaACAGTTGGCATGCCTTACCATGTAAAGGGGGTCAAGATAAGTGAGTACAGTAcagatttctgaaagcagaaagaaaaagcaaacaaaaaaataatagtagGGGCAACTCAGAAGATAATCCATCGCTACTCATTTACTGGAACAGGGAACCCTGATCATGATACAAACAAGTTGTGCTTAGTAAGAACGTagataaagcagaaatacaatGCTTTGTACTTAATAGAAAAAACATCAATTCTCACTCATAGAAATCTATGTCCAGAAAACACTGAGTGGAGCCTGCTTAGTTCATGACCCCCAAAGAGCATCTGATGCACTCTTAATTCTTCATTGAAGttataagagagaaaaaaagaaaaagaaaaaaaaaaaaaagagagagaaaaaaaaaaaaagtttcacaacCAAATGGAACAGTGTTATATAAGATGTAGTCTTGGACCACTCACCTAGACTATTCTGAAGcacaagtttaaaaataattaccagAGAGCGAAGAAGTTACAGAAGAAGGGGCAAGAGAGGAAGACAAAGGCAAGGCTCACATTTTATCCCATGATGGTGACGCGGGCACTGGTTTCTGCTCTGGGCCTGTCAGGCCACCTTGCAGGACAGCCAGGACTCACAGCTGGTGTGGAAACTCACCCCATCACTGGCGTTCATTGCATTCCCACCACACCATAGATCTCCAAAAGCCTGACCAGCAAACCATTCATGCCCTCAGAGTTTTGTCTGTTAGGCCTAATTCCCAACAAGTCGTCTCTACTTCTGGCTTGCCAAGCCATTGCTCCCTTGGCTTAGCAAACACAGCACTTGTACAGTTCTTGATTTTTGTCATGAGCCCTAAAGGTTGCTActtttgatttatatatatatatatatttatatatttaatttctatgcacttttaaaaacaatagttCTGGGAAACAGGTTGATTTGGTCTGTAGTCCTTTTGAACACCCCCAAGAACATTTGCCTCTTGTCAatggtcacagaatcacagagctgtaggggttggaagggagctccAGAGaccatcgggtccaaccccaATGCCAAAGcagttccctagagcaggctgcccagggaggcatccagatgggccctgaatatctccagagaaggagaccccacaacctccctgggcagcctgtcccagtgctctgtcaccctcactgtgcAGAAGTTCTTccgcatgttggtgcggaacttcctggcctccattttgtggccattgccccttgtcctgtcccactgaaaagaggttggccaaatccctctgtctcccacgcttcaggtatttgtaaacattgataagattccctctcagtcttctcttctcaaggctgaacagccccaggtctctcagtctttcctcacagggaagatgcttcAGGCCTCGTATCATCattgtggccctctgctggactctttccaggaagtccctgtatttttttgtaGCAGGGATCCCAGAGAAGCATTACATCTCACCAAAATACATCCACAGGTTGCAGTACAAATCTGGGAGGAGGAATTGGCTTGGGCTCATGCCACTGCGGTGCCTCCCAGCCTGTGCCAATGCAGGGGTCTCTGCAACGTGCTATCTTCACCACCCCCTGAGAGCTGCTACACGCAAGGGGATCCCAGCTTGAGCTCCAAATACTGCCAGATGGGCACAGCTCAGGGTTGTGCCAGAAGGACTTACAGGAGAGgcaagcagaagaggaaaggaagaagaaaggccTCAAGGCTCAGACACCAGCCTGGGACCACGGGAGGCTTAGCTCAGAGAGTTACAAGAAGGCGCTGTGCTTCTACACCTAGAGCAGTGTCTTGTCCTCCTGGTAAAACAACCAAGCCCCTGAAGGCTGCTCTAACACCTCCGAGCCAGGGGATGCCCAGCTGCAtcaggagcagaggaagggatTTGCTCTTAGGACAACCCAGAGCTAGACCGGGTGCATTAACTTATTAACTGAAGGCCTGGGTGGCTGCATGGGGAGGGAAATCAGGCAGAGCCCTTAGCCAAAGGCAGGTGCTCAGCTGTTCAACATGCCTGCCCGTGGTGCCGATATGACTGTGCTGCTTACAGGAAGCCTGATGGCATTTGCCCCATGTTCTTAGATTGCTGGGAATCAAAGCCAACCACCTACCTCGATGCAAAAgcaagcagttaaaaaaaaaaaaaaataccaacagcTAGAGGCTTATTTACAACCAACTGCACTCTAAGAATGATGCCATTAGGAGGAAATAACCCTTGCTGCtagttttatttagaaacaatCCCCATACATGAGCGCACTCACTGAGAGGCGTGTGGTTTGTAGCTGacagagccagctccaaaacCTCACAACCTGTGGCCAAGACTTCCTTTATTAACTACTTCTGCGTTGTCTTAATTAGCCACTTCACCACTCGTCCCATTAGAACAAACTTTAGGGTGAGCTGATTGGTGTTTAGAAGCATCAGCTCGGGAGCTTTCACCATTCAGCTGCCATAATTAAGGGAGTAGAGAGACCTTCAGgctaattttctccctgcataACAAGCGAGGACAAACCCCACAGGCGATACTGATCGAGAGGGAGAGAAATAGGTCACGAGCAGGGGCTGGGTGTCAGCATGCGACTTCCTGGTCAGCGGTTACTGTAAGAGGAGTGCTCTGAGAACACCTCCCTGGGTTTGCATCCCACCACATGAAGGGCTTGGTGGTCATAATGAAACAGCCGCTGCCGCAGATGAGTACAGCTGCTTGTAACTGAAGGAGATGGTTTCCCCACGATGCCACCCGGGGCTTGTCTTACTTGGCTCAGCAAGGCTCTCAGGGGATACACCCTGCTTGACAAACAAGCACGAAGGGAAAGGTTTGGACCCAATGACTTGCAAACTATGCAGGGGGAGAAACAA
The nucleotide sequence above comes from Aythya fuligula isolate bAytFul2 chromosome 3, bAytFul2.pri, whole genome shotgun sequence. Encoded proteins:
- the LOC116488125 gene encoding interleukin-17A-like: MSPTLRASLSSSLLLVLLAMLSASSSAYGKVIRPGLKPESLFKQADAGCLTQKDAKFPQTVRVNISISNMNQDNKVTLDISKRSLAPWDYRIDEDHNRFPQVIADAECRYSRCVNSAGQLDHSLNSIPINQEILVLRRELKGCHHSYRLEKKIITVGCTCVTPLIQHQA